One window of the Labilibaculum sp. genome contains the following:
- a CDS encoding glycosyl hydrolase family 95 catalytic domain-containing protein, translating into MIRVRAQLLLLSFLFGFFGNCLFAQENPAWMIEANDYTNYTGISVANGRIGILPSADPGKTKSIILNNVYDKESKFGVSKVLLGINFANIEIVVNQDTLSTANCSNWKQVLNMKSASFATSCQFKEYAEISFTLYALRGMPYSGLVDVKIKSLQKELEFKVNGQIVCPSEYKDVTSDFRILQDLDARMPILQTVAESPFGKHDLATSAAFIFEGETPDLKHNLKDPFTNELGFSKSLKKEEEYKFAWCGSVCTSQNFTDPKSESERMVIFQLLGNKQAVINRHKELWSELWKGDVEIEGDPESQQDIRLALFHLYSFARDDSNLSIAPMGLSSQGYNGHVFWDTEIWMFPPLLVFNQKIAKSLLNYRFDRLEMAKKKAQNYGYTGAMFPWESDDTGEEATPTWALTGTFEHHITADIAIAFWNYFRTTGDKEWLREIGFPVLKEVADFWVSRSVQNHDGSYSINNVVGANEFYHHANDNAFTNGSAKTALQFAVEAGEILKKEGNPRWANAAKGLKFHYFEDGVTKENSEYNGEVIKQADVNLLAYPFAIVTKPEEIRRDLEYYESKIAPEGPAMSYSVLGVLYARLGDPEKAFELFKKAYVPNKRPPFGALSESAYSNNPYFATGAGGMLQTVLFGFGGLHFTENGIEQENPCLPKQWRKLTIKGVGPELKTYVIE; encoded by the coding sequence ATGATACGAGTTAGGGCACAATTGTTACTGTTATCTTTTCTTTTTGGATTTTTTGGAAATTGCTTATTTGCACAGGAGAATCCAGCTTGGATGATTGAAGCAAATGATTATACCAATTATACAGGAATATCAGTTGCAAATGGACGAATAGGAATTCTTCCTTCAGCCGATCCAGGAAAAACCAAATCGATTATTCTGAACAATGTTTACGATAAGGAATCGAAATTTGGTGTTAGTAAAGTGTTGTTGGGAATTAATTTTGCAAATATTGAAATAGTTGTCAATCAAGACACGCTTTCTACTGCAAATTGTTCCAATTGGAAACAAGTGCTGAATATGAAATCTGCTTCGTTCGCAACATCATGTCAGTTTAAAGAATATGCCGAGATATCTTTTACGCTTTATGCATTAAGAGGAATGCCTTATTCCGGATTGGTAGACGTGAAAATAAAATCCCTGCAAAAGGAATTAGAATTTAAGGTGAATGGACAAATTGTTTGTCCAAGTGAATATAAAGATGTGACTTCTGATTTTAGGATTTTACAAGATTTGGATGCACGAATGCCAATATTGCAGACTGTAGCAGAGAGTCCGTTTGGGAAACACGATTTGGCAACCAGTGCAGCATTTATATTTGAAGGCGAAACACCCGATTTAAAGCACAATTTGAAAGATCCTTTTACCAATGAACTGGGCTTTTCTAAATCTTTGAAAAAAGAGGAAGAATATAAATTTGCCTGGTGTGGATCGGTTTGTACATCGCAGAATTTTACAGATCCGAAAAGTGAATCGGAACGAATGGTTATTTTTCAGCTACTGGGAAATAAACAAGCCGTGATTAATCGTCATAAAGAACTTTGGTCTGAATTGTGGAAAGGTGATGTTGAAATTGAAGGAGATCCGGAGTCTCAGCAAGATATCCGTTTGGCATTGTTTCATTTGTATTCTTTTGCCAGAGATGACTCTAATTTGAGCATTGCTCCAATGGGTTTATCATCTCAAGGCTATAACGGACATGTATTCTGGGATACTGAAATATGGATGTTTCCACCTCTTTTGGTTTTCAATCAGAAAATTGCAAAATCTTTACTGAATTACAGATTTGACAGACTGGAAATGGCAAAGAAGAAGGCTCAGAATTATGGCTATACAGGTGCCATGTTTCCATGGGAATCGGATGATACAGGTGAAGAGGCGACGCCAACCTGGGCTTTGACGGGAACCTTCGAGCATCATATTACAGCAGATATTGCTATCGCTTTTTGGAATTATTTCAGAACTACAGGAGATAAGGAGTGGTTGAGAGAGATTGGATTTCCGGTACTGAAAGAAGTTGCTGATTTTTGGGTAAGTCGTTCTGTTCAGAATCATGATGGTAGTTATTCCATTAACAATGTAGTTGGTGCGAATGAATTCTATCATCATGCCAATGATAATGCCTTTACCAATGGATCGGCGAAAACCGCTTTGCAATTTGCTGTTGAGGCGGGAGAAATTCTCAAAAAAGAAGGCAATCCTCGTTGGGCTAATGCAGCCAAAGGATTAAAGTTTCATTATTTTGAGGATGGTGTGACCAAAGAGAATTCGGAATACAATGGGGAGGTTATTAAACAGGCAGATGTTAACTTATTGGCCTATCCTTTTGCAATTGTTACTAAACCCGAAGAAATAAGAAGAGATTTGGAATACTATGAGTCTAAGATTGCTCCGGAAGGTCCGGCAATGTCTTATTCTGTTTTAGGCGTATTGTATGCACGATTGGGTGATCCGGAAAAAGCATTTGAACTTTTCAAGAAAGCTTATGTGCCCAATAAACGACCGCCATTTGGAGCACTTTCCGAATCTGCTTATAGTAATAATCCGTATTTCGCGACAGGAGCTGGCGGTATGCTGCAAACAGTTCTTTTCGGATTTGGAGGATTACATTTTACAGAGAATGGAATAGAACAAGAAAATCCGTGTTTGCCAAAACAATGGAGGAAATTAACCATAAAGGGTGTAGGCCCCGAATTAAAAACTTATGTGATTGAGTAA
- a CDS encoding glycoside hydrolase family 97 protein, whose amino-acid sequence MTIVVLLSVLLFSACESSKSVDLLSPNGEIAFDLKVNENGQAFYKLQTNKNQIFSDSRLGMELREDSLFTDGLRIINVVRNEKNENWKPVWGPNDSILEKYNELIVSLKNHANNDLKLYVRLFDDGLGFRYEIPQQNGIDSINITKELTEFNFAKNGTAWSIPANFDSYEMLYRTTQLSEVPDANTPITVKMESGYYVSIHEANLTNYAGMTLKNTGSTNFQANLVPWPDGVKVKAKGSLLSPWRTVMLCKNAAGLVESNLIQNLNEPCAIPDTKWIQPMKYVGIWWGMHLGVETWTPGPIHGATTTNMKKYIDFAADNNIQAVLAEGWNTGWENWGKPKAFDQVTSYPDFDFDEIVSYAKSKGVELIGHHETGGDYIFYEESMDKAFSKLHDNGIRVVKTGYAGPIPNGQFHHGQKMVQHYRKVVETAAKYHLMVDAHEPIKATGISRTYPNMMTREGARGMEWNGWSEGNPPEHHVILPFTRCLGGSIDYTPGTFDILYKNRKDYIKWNSNDKGNSRVNTTLAKQLALWVCLYSPLQMASDMISNYEDQPAFQFFVNLPADFEESKVLAAEIGDVYAVARRKDSNWYIGAITDENTREIDLDLGFLDAEKKYEATIYSDTDNTSLSDNPTEIKIFKMDVDCKTKLHVKMQNSGGQAIEIREAKG is encoded by the coding sequence ATGACAATTGTAGTATTGCTGTCAGTCTTGCTGTTTTCTGCATGCGAATCGAGTAAAAGCGTTGACTTGTTATCACCCAATGGTGAAATTGCTTTTGACCTGAAAGTGAATGAGAATGGACAGGCGTTTTATAAGCTTCAAACCAATAAAAATCAAATATTCTCTGATTCAAGATTAGGGATGGAATTGCGGGAAGATTCTTTGTTTACCGATGGCTTGCGAATTATTAATGTAGTAAGAAATGAAAAGAATGAGAATTGGAAACCAGTTTGGGGACCAAATGATAGCATACTCGAAAAGTACAATGAGCTAATAGTTTCCTTAAAAAATCATGCAAATAATGATTTGAAGTTATATGTGCGTTTGTTCGATGATGGATTGGGTTTCAGATATGAAATCCCTCAGCAAAATGGCATCGATAGTATTAACATTACTAAGGAATTAACAGAATTCAATTTTGCTAAAAATGGAACAGCATGGTCGATTCCTGCAAATTTTGATTCTTATGAAATGCTTTATAGAACTACCCAATTAAGCGAAGTACCAGATGCGAATACACCAATTACGGTAAAAATGGAATCGGGTTATTACGTGAGTATTCATGAGGCAAACCTGACGAATTATGCAGGAATGACTTTGAAGAATACGGGTAGCACTAATTTTCAAGCGAATTTGGTTCCTTGGCCCGATGGAGTGAAAGTAAAAGCAAAAGGTTCATTACTGTCTCCATGGAGAACAGTAATGCTATGCAAAAATGCGGCAGGCTTAGTTGAATCGAATTTAATTCAGAATTTGAATGAGCCTTGTGCAATTCCAGATACGAAATGGATTCAACCCATGAAATATGTTGGTATTTGGTGGGGAATGCATTTGGGGGTTGAAACCTGGACTCCGGGGCCAATTCATGGAGCGACAACCACAAATATGAAAAAATACATTGATTTTGCTGCAGATAACAATATTCAGGCAGTTTTGGCCGAAGGTTGGAACACAGGCTGGGAAAATTGGGGGAAGCCAAAGGCATTCGATCAGGTAACATCTTATCCCGATTTCGATTTTGATGAAATTGTGAGCTATGCAAAGTCAAAAGGCGTTGAATTAATAGGACATCACGAAACAGGCGGAGATTATATCTTTTATGAAGAAAGTATGGATAAAGCCTTTTCGAAATTGCATGATAATGGCATTAGGGTAGTGAAAACAGGATATGCCGGACCAATTCCTAACGGTCAGTTTCATCACGGACAAAAAATGGTACAACATTATCGAAAAGTAGTGGAAACTGCGGCCAAATATCATTTGATGGTGGATGCACACGAACCAATAAAAGCGACAGGAATCAGCCGTACTTATCCAAACATGATGACACGCGAAGGAGCCCGGGGAATGGAATGGAACGGATGGAGTGAGGGAAATCCGCCGGAGCATCATGTTATTTTGCCATTTACCCGTTGTTTGGGAGGATCAATTGATTACACGCCTGGAACTTTTGATATTTTGTACAAAAACCGAAAGGATTACATTAAATGGAACAGCAACGACAAAGGCAATAGCCGGGTAAATACCACCTTAGCGAAGCAATTGGCTTTGTGGGTTTGTTTGTACAGTCCTTTGCAAATGGCTTCTGATATGATTAGTAATTACGAAGATCAGCCGGCTTTTCAGTTTTTTGTGAATCTGCCGGCAGATTTCGAAGAATCTAAAGTATTGGCAGCAGAAATTGGAGATGTATATGCTGTTGCCCGTCGGAAAGATTCGAATTGGTACATTGGTGCCATTACCGATGAAAATACCAGAGAAATTGATTTGGATTTAGGCTTTTTGGATGCAGAAAAAAAGTACGAAGCAACCATTTATTCTGATACAGATAACACTAGCTTAAGTGACAATCCAACCGAAATAAAAATTTTTAAAATGGACGTAGACTGCAAAACAAAATTGCATGTGAAAATGCAGAATAGTGGAGGACAGGCTATCGAAATTAGAGAAGCTAAAGGATAA
- a CDS encoding LamG domain-containing protein — MKTIKFNIKMLSYLAAILMVFTFAACDDDNKSAGNFETGSLDALITEAEGLIATSVEGINAGDFKPGAKKELQEVVDWAYWRIENSDKQEDIADAVVKLQRYIDIFKANTVAIAMPWIQQEEGTGIQISDNIKPVFTKSFTIETQIYVVNLAQKGYSNNIFATEQDGPDSGFVIRYFSDGVIHLNVGTAEGWKDVKTEPGIIKSGEWMQIAFVNEITSQKLYVNGVEVLSQTQTYLPGADKNFILGNGPTWTDRIVNALLKDVRVWKGARTASEIADNKTAALDGTEANLEMLFPLSANLGDSFKDVTGNYTATIKGKVEWVSAPPVIVLDKTNLEAAILEITEFKATIVEGDQDGDYPVGTIAYIDALIVDANDALINEGRQDKLDEMAKSLTGKITLINKMLVADTDGIFIDHDNPAAVGLRITPNYTPQGDYTVEFNVKVKSLFGYGAGEFFNNGEYGVWVYGYDELTEENVLNSGGLWNFTNAGAGWQGPKTEPLVMKTGVWQHVALVHDNTARTTKIFVDGVEEALFEDIGAPNNSGWGEMWLGNGWGKMDGYMKDFRLWDVARDVTDLDAAIDGTETGLNVYFPLDRVSGVKFADKTGNYQGDMRGISWNVIED, encoded by the coding sequence ATGAAAACAATAAAATTTAACATAAAAATGTTGTCTTATCTGGCTGCTATTTTGATGGTTTTCACCTTCGCAGCATGTGATGATGACAATAAAAGTGCAGGGAATTTTGAGACGGGCTCTCTTGATGCTTTGATTACTGAAGCAGAAGGCTTAATTGCAACCAGTGTTGAAGGAATTAATGCCGGCGATTTTAAACCAGGGGCAAAAAAAGAACTTCAGGAAGTGGTTGATTGGGCTTATTGGCGTATCGAAAATTCTGATAAACAGGAAGATATTGCTGATGCTGTGGTGAAATTGCAACGTTACATTGATATTTTTAAGGCAAATACAGTTGCAATAGCAATGCCTTGGATTCAGCAGGAAGAAGGAACAGGGATTCAAATTTCAGATAATATCAAACCTGTTTTTACCAAAAGTTTTACGATTGAGACTCAGATTTATGTTGTCAACTTAGCTCAAAAAGGTTATTCAAACAATATTTTTGCAACCGAGCAGGATGGTCCGGATAGTGGTTTCGTAATTCGTTATTTCAGCGATGGTGTTATACATCTTAACGTGGGTACCGCTGAAGGTTGGAAAGATGTCAAAACTGAACCCGGTATTATAAAATCCGGTGAGTGGATGCAAATTGCTTTTGTAAACGAAATTACCAGCCAAAAATTATACGTAAATGGAGTTGAGGTATTATCTCAAACACAAACTTATTTGCCGGGAGCTGATAAAAATTTCATTCTGGGTAATGGACCAACTTGGACAGATCGTATTGTAAATGCTCTATTGAAAGACGTAAGAGTTTGGAAAGGTGCTCGTACAGCTTCTGAAATTGCTGATAACAAAACTGCTGCATTGGATGGAACTGAAGCAAACCTTGAAATGTTATTTCCTTTGAGTGCAAATTTAGGTGATTCATTTAAGGATGTTACAGGAAACTATACTGCAACAATTAAAGGGAAAGTTGAATGGGTGTCTGCACCTCCGGTAATTGTTTTAGATAAAACGAATTTGGAAGCAGCAATTCTTGAAATAACAGAATTTAAAGCAACAATAGTAGAAGGTGATCAAGACGGAGATTATCCTGTTGGAACTATTGCCTATATCGATGCTTTGATTGTAGATGCAAATGATGCATTGATAAATGAAGGACGTCAAGACAAGTTGGATGAAATGGCTAAATCATTAACTGGTAAAATTACCTTGATCAATAAAATGTTAGTTGCTGATACAGATGGTATTTTTATTGATCATGATAATCCTGCTGCTGTAGGTTTAAGAATTACTCCTAACTATACTCCACAAGGGGATTATACTGTAGAGTTTAACGTAAAAGTTAAATCACTATTTGGATATGGTGCCGGAGAGTTTTTTAACAACGGAGAGTATGGTGTTTGGGTATATGGTTATGATGAGTTAACTGAAGAGAATGTTCTTAATTCAGGTGGCCTTTGGAATTTTACTAATGCTGGTGCAGGTTGGCAAGGTCCAAAAACAGAGCCTTTGGTAATGAAGACTGGAGTATGGCAACATGTTGCTCTTGTTCATGACAATACCGCGCGCACAACAAAAATATTTGTTGATGGTGTTGAAGAAGCTTTATTTGAGGATATAGGAGCACCAAACAACTCCGGTTGGGGTGAAATGTGGCTAGGTAATGGCTGGGGCAAGATGGATGGTTACATGAAAGATTTCCGTTTATGGGATGTTGCCCGCGATGTGACTGATCTGGATGCGGCTATCGATGGTACCGAAACTGGTTTGAATGTTTATTTCCCATTGGATAGGGTTAGTGGCGTTAAGTTTGCCGATAAAACAGGAAATTATCAAGGTGACATGAGAGGAATCTCTTGGAATGTAATTGAAGACTAA
- a CDS encoding GH92 family glycosyl hydrolase, whose product MKKANVLLLLFVAVLSACGGKKATTTEKTLVDFVNPLMGTDSDYSLSNGNTYPAVALPWGMNFWTPQTGEMGNGWCYAYDAKKIRGIKQTHQPSPWINDYAAFSLMAVTGDLKFKEDERASWFSHKAEVSKPNYYKVYLADYDVTAEITPTERAAVFRFTFPENESSYILLDAFFKGSEVTILPKERKIIGYCRNNSGGVPDNFHNYFVAEFDKEFEVTHTWNGDKLTENSLKASGEHVGAVIGFKTQKGEEVHVKVASSFVSPEQAQLNLDREIGTKNFNKVLTDAESAWEKELSRIKVEGGTDDQLKTFYSCLYRVLLFPRKFHEINDNNEVIHYSPYNGKVLPGYMFTDNGFWDTFRAVFPFFTLMYPDINAQIMEGLANTYKESGWLPEWASPGHRGCMIGSNSASLIADSYLKGIRGYDIETLYEAILKNTKGYNEDITSVGRYGADYYNELGYVPYDVNINENTARTLEYAYADFCIWKLAQELGRPQEEIDLFAKRAQNFKNVFDQESGLMRGKNQDGTFQSPFNPLKWGDAFTEGNSLHYTWSVFQDVNGLIDLMGGKEKFISTLDGVFNMPPKFDDSYYGGTIHEIREMQIANMGNYAHGNQPIQHMIYLYNFAGQPWKAQARVREVMDKLYTPQADGYCGDEDNGQTSAWYVFSSMGFYPVCPGTDEYVFGAPLFDKITLSLENGKTFTISSTDNSSDHVFVDDIKLNGKSYGANFIKHNDILNGGNLEFNMSAQPNKVRGTTKESFPYSMSK is encoded by the coding sequence ATGAAGAAAGCAAACGTATTATTATTGTTATTTGTTGCGGTTTTATCTGCATGTGGAGGAAAGAAAGCGACAACTACAGAAAAGACATTGGTTGATTTTGTAAATCCATTAATGGGAACCGATTCTGACTATTCTTTGTCAAATGGGAATACATATCCGGCTGTTGCATTGCCGTGGGGAATGAATTTCTGGACACCACAGACCGGTGAAATGGGAAATGGCTGGTGTTATGCCTATGATGCAAAAAAAATCAGAGGTATAAAACAAACCCATCAACCAAGTCCGTGGATAAACGACTACGCTGCATTTTCATTAATGGCCGTTACCGGTGATTTAAAATTTAAAGAGGACGAAAGAGCATCCTGGTTTTCACATAAAGCTGAAGTGTCGAAACCAAACTACTATAAAGTTTACCTGGCGGATTATGATGTTACCGCCGAAATAACACCTACAGAACGAGCGGCTGTTTTTCGCTTTACGTTTCCGGAAAATGAGTCATCTTATATTTTGTTGGACGCATTTTTTAAAGGATCTGAAGTGACAATTCTTCCGAAAGAAAGAAAAATAATCGGTTACTGCAGAAATAACAGCGGTGGTGTTCCTGATAACTTCCACAACTACTTTGTTGCCGAATTCGATAAAGAATTTGAGGTAACACATACTTGGAATGGAGACAAATTAACTGAAAATTCACTGAAAGCAAGCGGAGAGCATGTTGGTGCTGTTATTGGATTTAAAACTCAAAAAGGAGAGGAAGTTCATGTGAAAGTAGCTTCATCTTTTGTAAGTCCTGAACAGGCACAATTGAATTTGGACCGGGAAATTGGAACTAAAAATTTTAATAAGGTATTAACCGACGCTGAATCGGCATGGGAAAAGGAGCTTTCCCGAATTAAAGTGGAAGGTGGAACCGATGATCAATTAAAGACATTTTATTCCTGCTTGTACAGGGTGCTTTTATTCCCCCGCAAGTTTCATGAAATTAACGATAATAATGAAGTAATTCATTACAGCCCTTACAATGGTAAGGTACTGCCCGGCTATATGTTTACAGATAATGGCTTTTGGGATACATTCCGGGCAGTCTTTCCATTTTTTACATTAATGTATCCTGATATTAACGCTCAGATTATGGAAGGATTAGCCAACACTTACAAAGAGAGTGGTTGGTTGCCCGAGTGGGCGAGTCCTGGTCACAGAGGATGCATGATTGGTTCGAATTCGGCTTCTTTAATAGCAGATTCTTACCTAAAAGGAATTCGCGGATATGATATTGAAACATTGTACGAAGCAATTCTTAAGAATACAAAAGGATACAATGAAGATATTACCTCTGTTGGACGTTATGGAGCAGATTATTACAATGAGTTGGGCTATGTTCCTTATGATGTGAATATCAATGAGAATACTGCCAGAACATTAGAGTACGCTTACGCGGATTTCTGTATTTGGAAATTAGCTCAGGAATTGGGACGTCCGCAGGAAGAAATTGATTTGTTTGCTAAAAGAGCTCAAAACTTTAAGAATGTATTCGATCAGGAATCAGGTTTGATGAGAGGGAAAAATCAAGATGGTACATTTCAGTCTCCATTTAATCCGTTGAAATGGGGCGATGCTTTTACCGAAGGAAACAGTCTGCATTACACTTGGTCAGTATTTCAGGATGTTAATGGCTTAATTGATTTGATGGGGGGAAAGGAAAAGTTCATTTCTACTTTAGATGGCGTTTTTAATATGCCTCCTAAGTTTGATGATTCTTATTATGGTGGTACAATTCACGAGATTCGTGAAATGCAGATTGCAAACATGGGGAATTATGCACATGGTAATCAGCCCATTCAACACATGATCTACTTGTACAATTTTGCTGGACAGCCATGGAAAGCGCAGGCAAGAGTTCGTGAGGTAATGGATAAGCTCTACACTCCGCAGGCCGACGGTTATTGTGGGGATGAGGATAACGGACAAACTTCTGCCTGGTACGTGTTTAGTTCAATGGGCTTTTATCCCGTGTGTCCCGGAACCGATGAGTATGTTTTTGGTGCTCCGCTTTTCGATAAAATTACTTTGAGCCTCGAAAATGGAAAAACGTTTACAATTTCAAGTACTGATAATTCATCAGATCATGTTTTTGTGGATGACATCAAGTTAAACGGAAAGTCTTATGGAGCAAATTTCATTAAACACAATGACATTTTAAACGGGGGAAATCTTGAATTTAATATGTCGGCACAACCAAATAAGGTGAGAGGAACTACTAAAGAAAGTTTTCCATATTCTATGAGTAAATAA
- a CDS encoding GH92 family glycosyl hydrolase, translating into MLYQNSLKSLILMSLAITTLFSCSNRDSKGAEGDYIQFVDPLIGSAGHGHVFVGASVPFGAIQAGPSNFHKGWDWCSSYHYSDSIVKGFSHLHLSGTGCTDLGEFLLMPAVGDVKMNPGSQENPENGYASYYSHKTEKVEPGYYKVHLDTYNVDIEMTTSERVALHKITFPKSDQAKIILDLQEGNGDTATETFFHQVNDTIVAGYRFSTGWAEDQREYFAMVLSKPVKDIAVYNGDKLVDGDAAKGTAVKACLGFETSSSEEVQVKFGMSPVSMENALANIKTEMKSWDFQQILAENQAKWNKELSKIEIKTKDLKKKKVFYTAMYHTLIAPNLFNDVNGDYRGVDKEVYRNAGFTNYTLFSLWDTYRTAHPLYTLTQHERVPDMINSMLTIYKQQGKLPVWHLRGNETNTMVGYSAVPVVVDACLKGFEGIDYELAYEAVKATAMGDFEPGVKELQEYGFIPCDMMHESVASAMEYAISDWAISKLAEKLGKTDDVKYFEDRANAYTKYFDPKDRFMKGKMKDGSWRTPFDPYSAQHRVNDYCEGNAWQYLWLVPQDPEGLISLLGGEKPFLNKLDSLFSISSELEEGASSDISGLIGQYAHGNEPSHHITYLYAYAGEQFKTADKVRYIMNELYTDQTDGLCGNEDCGQMSAWYVMSSMGFYPVNPSNGAYVFGSPLFDEASINLPANKKFTIKANNNSDDNIYIQSATLNGLEYTKSFITHKDILNGGVLTFEMGAAPNPNFGKSIQDRPKSIVY; encoded by the coding sequence ATGCTATACCAAAATTCTCTTAAATCACTAATTCTAATGTCTCTGGCAATTACTACTCTATTTTCTTGTAGTAACAGAGACTCCAAAGGTGCCGAAGGTGATTACATTCAATTTGTTGATCCTCTAATTGGATCGGCAGGACACGGGCATGTTTTTGTAGGTGCAAGTGTCCCTTTTGGAGCCATTCAGGCCGGCCCAAGCAACTTCCATAAAGGCTGGGATTGGTGTTCATCGTATCATTATTCAGATAGCATTGTTAAAGGTTTTTCTCATTTGCATTTAAGTGGAACCGGATGTACTGATTTAGGTGAATTTTTATTGATGCCTGCTGTTGGCGATGTAAAAATGAATCCAGGTTCTCAGGAAAATCCGGAAAATGGTTACGCTTCCTATTACAGTCATAAAACAGAGAAGGTAGAACCGGGTTATTACAAAGTGCATTTGGATACTTATAATGTAGATATTGAAATGACGACGAGTGAACGTGTGGCTCTTCATAAAATTACATTTCCGAAATCGGATCAGGCTAAAATAATTCTTGATTTACAGGAAGGAAATGGAGATACCGCTACCGAAACATTTTTTCATCAAGTAAACGATACAATTGTAGCCGGTTATCGTTTTTCAACTGGTTGGGCTGAAGATCAAAGAGAATATTTCGCAATGGTTCTATCAAAGCCAGTTAAAGATATTGCAGTATACAATGGGGACAAATTAGTAGACGGAGATGCGGCGAAAGGAACAGCTGTGAAAGCATGCCTGGGATTTGAAACATCGTCTTCTGAAGAAGTTCAAGTCAAATTTGGAATGTCACCAGTCAGCATGGAAAATGCTTTGGCAAATATTAAGACTGAAATGAAATCATGGGATTTTCAACAAATTCTTGCTGAAAATCAAGCGAAATGGAATAAAGAACTGTCTAAAATTGAGATTAAAACGAAAGATTTAAAAAAGAAGAAAGTATTTTACACAGCAATGTATCACACACTTATCGCTCCTAATTTATTTAATGATGTCAATGGCGATTACCGTGGTGTTGATAAGGAAGTATATAGAAACGCTGGCTTTACAAATTACACTTTATTTTCCTTATGGGATACTTATCGTACAGCTCACCCTTTATATACGTTAACGCAACATGAACGTGTTCCGGATATGATTAATTCAATGCTGACAATTTACAAGCAGCAAGGGAAATTACCGGTTTGGCATTTAAGAGGAAACGAAACCAATACAATGGTTGGCTACAGTGCAGTTCCGGTTGTTGTTGATGCATGTTTGAAAGGATTTGAAGGGATAGACTATGAATTAGCATACGAAGCGGTAAAAGCAACGGCTATGGGCGATTTTGAACCAGGCGTTAAAGAGTTACAGGAATACGGTTTCATTCCGTGTGATATGATGCATGAATCGGTGGCAAGTGCTATGGAATATGCAATTAGTGATTGGGCAATTAGCAAACTGGCTGAAAAATTGGGGAAAACTGATGATGTAAAATATTTTGAGGACAGAGCCAATGCATATACCAAATATTTTGATCCAAAAGATCGGTTTATGAAAGGGAAAATGAAAGATGGTTCCTGGAGAACACCTTTCGATCCTTACTCAGCACAACATCGTGTAAACGATTATTGTGAAGGGAATGCATGGCAGTATTTATGGTTGGTTCCGCAAGATCCGGAAGGATTAATTTCTCTTTTGGGAGGCGAGAAGCCATTTCTGAATAAATTGGATAGTCTTTTCTCAATTTCTTCTGAATTGGAAGAAGGAGCTTCATCAGATATTTCAGGTTTAATTGGCCAATATGCACACGGAAACGAACCAAGTCATCACATCACTTATTTGTATGCTTATGCAGGTGAGCAATTCAAAACGGCCGACAAGGTTCGTTACATTATGAATGAATTGTATACCGATCAAACAGATGGTTTGTGCGGGAACGAAGATTGTGGGCAAATGTCTGCCTGGTATGTAATGTCTTCCATGGGATTCTATCCCGTTAATCCAAGCAATGGTGCTTATGTTTTTGGCAGCCCTTTGTTCGATGAAGCAAGTATTAATCTTCCTGCAAATAAGAAGTTTACCATCAAAGCAAACAACAACAGTGATGATAATATTTACATTCAGTCTGCTACTTTAAACGGATTGGAGTATACAAAATCATTCATTACACACAAAGATATTTTAAACGGTGGAGTGCTGACATTCGAGATGGGAGCTGCACCAAATCCTAATTTTGGAAAATCAATTCAAGATAGACCTAAATCAATTGTTTACTAG